A window of Cyanobacteriota bacterium genomic DNA:
GAAAACTTCTCTAGATGGGCATAGGGGCTTTGCTTGTAGATCATTTCTGGAAACAGTGGCTCTAGGCCAATTGCTCTCAAGCGCTGATTTGCCAGATACTTGGTGTACTGTTCGCTGCTAGCAGCGGTAATACCAAGGATGTTGTCTCCGACAATGTGATGCGTCCACCTTGTCTCGTGCTCTACGGCTAGGGCGAACATTTCATAGATTTGCTCTAAGCTATGGGGAAATATTTGCATGGCGGCGGGAATCAGTTTTTGATACAGCCGCACATGGGAAAGCTCATCTCGGTTGATCATGCGGAAAATATCAGCACTTCCTGCCATTAACAGGCGAGACGCGAGGTTGTAGAAAAAGATAAATCCGTTGTAGAAGTATAGGCCTTCCAGTAAGTAATCGGCTAAGAGAGACACAAAGTAGTTTTCTGGAGTTGGGTGATCGACGTAGGCTTGATAGAGTCCAGCAATGAATTCACAGCGTTGCTTGAGGACGCGATCGCTGCGCCAAAACTCGTAAACTTGAGCACGGCGATCGCTGGGAATGACAGTTTCAATAATGTATTGATAGGACTGATTGTGCATCGCTTCTTGGGAAGTTTGCTCTGCCATACACAGAGCTACTTCCGGGGCGGTGACGCTGTTTTTGAGATGGGGCACATTACAGGTTTGCACCGAATCAAGGAAGGTCAGGTAGCTGAGGATGCCATCAAAGGCACGCCGTTCAGCAGGGGTGAGATTAGCATAGTCAGTCACATCTTGGGTGATGTCAATTTTCTCAGGAATCCAGAAGTTTTCTCGCATCTGGCGATATAGGCCAATTGCCCAGCCATAGCGGACATCATTTAACTGCATCAGGTTGGTAGTTTCGCCAAACCAGATAGCGCGATGGCCTCTGTCATCATTGCCGTTGGGATTAAAAACAGGGTTAATCGGCATCCGCTGGGCAGTAGTCGGTGAAAACGATCGCGCTTGTAGACTTAAAACCATGTCAGTCTTTCCAGTCGGGGTTATCAGTGGGTGTTAGTTGGCACACGCTGCACAGTCATCAGTGGCTTCTTTGAAGCTGTCTTTCTGCACAGTGCGAATGTAGTAGATGGCTTTACAGCCTAGTTTCCAGGCTAGGATTAGAGTTTCAAAAATATCCTTTGCGGTGAGACAACGATCGGGTTCACGGGGAAAATATACGCCTGCATTCAGGTTGAACAATAGTTCCATGGATATGCCCGTATCAATCCACTGCTGCATGGTGGCGATCGCCCGAACCACTGTTTGCTGAGGCAGGGTTTTGTTCTCGACATAAAACCAGAAACAGTCACGGATATAGGGAGGTGCAATTGGTACTGCTCCTTTAGACCATTTTTCGTAAAAGAACTTGCTGTAAACGGGCAATACACTGGCCGTACAGCCTTGCACGAGAGAAGACGAGGTGTTGGGGGCGATCGCCGTGATGTGAGAGTTACGAATCCCGTACTGCTGAATATCCTTAGATAGCTGTACCCACCGCTGAGGATGCTTGGCATTTTGCTCAAACCATTCGACAGGCTTTGCTCCTACTAGATGTCCTTTGCTCCACTCACTGCCAGCAAAGGCTGGGTAAGCTCCCCGTTCCTTGGCTAGTTCCATGGAGGCGGCAGTGCAGTAGTAGCCGATGTCTTCAAACAGATCACTGATTTCTTGCAAATGGCTGTAAGTGAGATGGCGTTTAGCTAACCAATCGGCTAATCCCATGCAACCGACCCCGATCGTGCGGTATTTGCGATTATGGGCAGCACTGGCAGCAAAGGGCGCTGTAGTTAGTTCGATCGTATTGTCTAGGATCCGCACCGCAATCTGGGCAATGTACTCCCGTTCGGCATCTTCTAAGTTGGCTAGATTGATGCTCACCAAGTTGCACGTATGGGCTTCTTCACCTGGCTTAACGTTCGACCACGATTCTTGGCAGAGGTTACCCCCTGGGATGTAACCTTCATGAGGATTGGGATTAGCCCGATTCACCGTGTCTTTGAACCACAGATAGGGCATTCCTGTTTCCAGTTGTGTTCGCATGATCTGTTTGAATAAAACCCGGGCATTTATCTGTTTGTAGAGAGTAATTTCTCTACCTAAACATGCTTCGATTTTGCTATAGGCCGCTTCAAAGGCTTTGCCCCACAGTTCCGCTAGCTCGATACCCAGTTTAGTTCGCACTTCATAGGGGTCTACCAATGTCCAATCATCGTCGGCTTCTACACGGTGCATGAACAAGTCACTGACTACTAGCTGAGGAAACACGTCATAGGCTTTGCGACGCTGATCGCCGTTCTCGGTCTGCATTTCTAAGAATTCAGGAATGTCTAGGTGCCAAACATCTAAGCTGACGGTAATTGCTCCAGCCCTGCGACCACCTTGATTGACCGCGATCGCGGTGTCGTTGAGCAGCTTAATCCAAGGCACCACCCCGCCAGATGCATTAGCCTTGCCCATGACCCAACTGCCCACAGCGCGAATGCGGGACAAGTTGACCCCCACACCACCACCATTCTTAGAAATGCGAGCTGCATCATGGATGCCAGAAAAAATACTTTCTAAGTCGTCATCCATTGCCGTAATGAAACAACTGGCTAGCGACCCATTTGGAATTCTGAGATTCGCCAGGATTGGCGTTGCTAAGGAGATTTTGCGCTGGGCAATGGCTTCATAAAACTGTCTAGCTTTGCTTAATCGGTGTGCAGG
This region includes:
- a CDS encoding ribonucleotide-diphosphate reductase subunit beta, giving the protein MPINPVFNPNGNDDRGHRAIWFGETTNLMQLNDVRYGWAIGLYRQMRENFWIPEKIDITQDVTDYANLTPAERRAFDGILSYLTFLDSVQTCNVPHLKNSVTAPEVALCMAEQTSQEAMHNQSYQYIIETVIPSDRRAQVYEFWRSDRVLKQRCEFIAGLYQAYVDHPTPENYFVSLLADYLLEGLYFYNGFIFFYNLASRLLMAGSADIFRMINRDELSHVRLYQKLIPAAMQIFPHSLEQIYEMFALAVEHETRWTHHIVGDNILGITAASSEQYTKYLANQRLRAIGLEPLFPEMIYKQSPYAHLEKFS
- a CDS encoding ribonucleoside-diphosphate reductase subunit alpha, giving the protein MLSPTVNHIQVMRRNGSFAPLDVTKIRAVVNWACQGLSVNPITLEAHLTTRLRSGITTREIQDNLIRCALDLCSPDDPDWRYVAGRLHTWSLWKDIQVSRGYRYGDYPRTVQAKVLQGQYDRRMLDYSASELAIANQWINPDWDLDYDYAGAVLLSQRYLLEDELPQEALLTCALLLATVEAPAHRLSKARQFYEAIAQRKISLATPILANLRIPNGSLASCFITAMDDDLESIFSGIHDAARISKNGGGVGVNLSRIRAVGSWVMGKANASGGVVPWIKLLNDTAIAVNQGGRRAGAITVSLDVWHLDIPEFLEMQTENGDQRRKAYDVFPQLVVSDLFMHRVEADDDWTLVDPYEVRTKLGIELAELWGKAFEAAYSKIEACLGREITLYKQINARVLFKQIMRTQLETGMPYLWFKDTVNRANPNPHEGYIPGGNLCQESWSNVKPGEEAHTCNLVSINLANLEDAEREYIAQIAVRILDNTIELTTAPFAASAAHNRKYRTIGVGCMGLADWLAKRHLTYSHLQEISDLFEDIGYYCTAASMELAKERGAYPAFAGSEWSKGHLVGAKPVEWFEQNAKHPQRWVQLSKDIQQYGIRNSHITAIAPNTSSSLVQGCTASVLPVYSKFFYEKWSKGAVPIAPPYIRDCFWFYVENKTLPQQTVVRAIATMQQWIDTGISMELLFNLNAGVYFPREPDRCLTAKDIFETLILAWKLGCKAIYYIRTVQKDSFKEATDDCAACAN